One segment of Nocardioides sp. QY071 DNA contains the following:
- a CDS encoding metallophosphoesterase: MGFGRAVLRTVGAGGALGAAVTSYALWEARQYTLRRVDLRVLPAGMRPLRVLHLSDLHMTPGQTRKQEWLRGLARLEPDLVIDTGDNLAHRDSVPVVLDSLGGLLECPGVFVHGSNDYFEPGFRNPIGYLLPDDGSRHTHVPQLPWRDLTAGLTGAGWLDLTNRREQVKVGDAVLAFAGVDDPHLEYDDLGAVAGPADPTADLRLAVAHAPYLRVLDQFAADGYDAVVAGHTHGGQVRLPWPGGSRAYATNCDLEPARARGLHRHPADSRPGDPGSAWLHVSAGLGTNPYTRVRIACRPEATLLTLQPR, from the coding sequence ATGGGATTCGGGAGGGCAGTGCTGCGGACGGTCGGCGCCGGGGGCGCCCTCGGGGCCGCGGTGACGTCGTACGCGCTGTGGGAGGCGCGCCAGTACACCCTGCGCCGGGTCGACCTGCGGGTGCTGCCCGCCGGGATGCGGCCGCTGCGGGTGCTGCACCTCAGCGACCTGCACATGACGCCCGGGCAGACCCGCAAGCAGGAGTGGCTGCGCGGTCTGGCCCGGCTGGAGCCGGACCTGGTCATCGACACCGGCGACAATCTCGCCCACCGCGACTCCGTGCCCGTCGTACTCGACAGCCTCGGCGGCCTGCTCGAGTGTCCCGGCGTCTTCGTGCACGGCTCCAACGACTACTTCGAGCCCGGCTTCCGCAACCCGATCGGGTACCTCCTCCCGGACGACGGCTCCCGCCACACCCACGTCCCCCAGCTGCCGTGGCGCGACCTCACCGCGGGCCTCACCGGCGCCGGCTGGCTCGACCTCACCAACCGTCGCGAGCAGGTCAAGGTCGGCGACGCGGTGCTGGCCTTCGCCGGGGTCGACGACCCGCACCTCGAGTACGACGACCTCGGTGCCGTCGCCGGACCCGCCGACCCCACGGCCGACCTGCGGCTCGCGGTCGCCCATGCGCCGTACCTGCGGGTGCTGGACCAGTTCGCCGCCGACGGCTACGACGCCGTCGTCGCCGGACACACCCACGGCGGCCAGGTGCGGCTGCCGTGGCCGGGCGGCTCGCGCGCGTACGCCACCAACTGCGACCTCGAGCCCGCGCGCGCCCGCGGCCTGCACCGCCACCCCGCCGACTCGCGCCCCGGCGACCCGGGCTCGGCCTGGCTGCACGTGTCGGCCGGGCTCGGCACCAACCCCTACACCCGGGTCCGGATCGCCTGCCGCCCCGAGGCCACGCTGCTCACGCTGCAGCCGCGCTGA
- a CDS encoding GatB/YqeY domain-containing protein, with translation MSTLKEQLRTDLTTAMKARDEVRSSTLRMILTAVTNAEVAGKVAKELTDDEVLTVLAAEAKKRREAAVAFEEGDRPESAAKERAEAAVIQDYLPEQLGPEEIAAIVTAAVEQAGAAGAGPKAMGQVMGIVQPQVKGRADGAAVAAEVRRQLG, from the coding sequence ATGAGCACCCTCAAGGAGCAGCTGCGCACCGACCTCACGACCGCCATGAAGGCCCGCGACGAGGTCCGGTCGTCGACGCTGCGGATGATCCTCACCGCGGTCACCAACGCGGAGGTCGCCGGCAAGGTCGCCAAGGAGCTCACCGACGACGAGGTCCTCACCGTCCTCGCCGCCGAGGCAAAGAAGCGCCGCGAGGCCGCGGTGGCCTTCGAGGAGGGCGACCGACCCGAGAGCGCCGCGAAGGAGCGGGCCGAGGCCGCGGTGATCCAGGACTACCTGCCCGAGCAGCTCGGTCCCGAGGAGATCGCCGCGATCGTGACCGCCGCGGTCGAGCAGGCCGGGGCCGCGGGTGCCGGGCCGAAGGCGATGGGTCAGGTGATGGGCATCGTGCAGCCGCAGGTCAAGGGCCGTGCCGACGGTGCCGCCGTGGCCGCTGAGGTACGCCGCCAGCTCGGCTGA